In the genome of Montipora foliosa isolate CH-2021 chromosome 3, ASM3666993v2, whole genome shotgun sequence, one region contains:
- the LOC137994184 gene encoding uncharacterized protein produces the protein MNVNELLKEHIHKGCMIHSWYIFHQLAGETAGGEKLELKCDCGKKEVINDLLRSPGDDASPLDRQETEVDQLSCASGSMIDEEDYSLQNFTLRSTPPQSGPASSLSAVDEDINDSSAQVPASGSLPTFLPMMTSTPNMNATSIQLPSSTLTDHNYQKHQRLTRTPSEAPDTDDTTSEATNYSVCPECASLKKERKKLKRKVRDMNEKISQLKDGLQKNREDWAISFKEIEYQQPVLVTSETQTSADDLKGEPTQEQKTTEALEKEDLEEEEHTMEGEIGNGKPEERNENEDPSWTPEEADAAYKKENDDDSEESNKPRLDWTGKKPREEPKGIVFLSKLLLLFQHCHICFSANPALSVTQTGTMMTIQSSCSRCSDTFIWQSQPFLLGKFPAENLLLSFAVLCAGASVNKVLLVFRHMGMLIYSEPTYYHKRHLLIPAIVSFWRSYQAKIINSLNGKEVTLAGDGRHYSMGHSAKYGTYTIFYCTVGLIIHIVLVQANEAGSSSSMEFYGHQKAFLYLLTTGMIIRAFISDRHSAISKWMRVECPKKCKELGKPVVDHFYDLWHIGKKIQKVLTKLSKEKGCEVIGRWKKACVRHFYWAVTSTRPKLGDLILAKFNAFLSHVINKHKDLPSRLFNKCAHGAVITPKVWLTKGSIAYEKLCEALSQNHLVKAIKQASPVAQTSCLEGYHSVVNQFAPKMLAYSYLGMLCRTILSAIHFNYNLRRQNKVDDHGNIKVKVTYPKFKDGEATVREINVEQNYGTLMNRLMLLSTVMIRQT, from the exons GTCATCAATGACTTACTTCGTTCTCCTGGGGATGATGCATCACCTTTGGATCGACAAGAAACAGAAGTGGATCAGTTGAGCTGTGCTTCTGGTAGTATGATAGATGAAGAGGATTATAGTCTTCAA AATTTTACGCTCAGATCCACTCCTCCACAGTCTGGCCCTGCATCTTCCTTATCTGCTGTCGATGAAGACATT AATGATTCAAGTGCCCAGGTACCTGCATCTGGTTCTTTACCAACTTTCTTGCCAATGATGACAAGTACTCCAAACATG AATGCTACCAGTATTCAGTTACCTTCCTCAACTTTGACAGATCATAACTATCAGAAGCATCAGAGGCTGACTCGTACTCCCAGTGAG GCACCTGATACAGATGATACCACTTCAGAGGCAACAAATTATTCTGTCTGTCCTGAATGTGCAAGTTTaaagaaagagaggaaaaagctGAAGAGGAAAGTCAGAGACATGAATGAAAAGATAAGTCAATTGAAGGACGGATTGCAGAAAAACCGGGAAGATTGGGCAATTTCATTTAAAGAGATTGAGTACCAACAACCAGTTTTAGTGACATCAG AAACTCAAACTTCTGCTGATGATCTTAAGGGTGAACCTACCCAGGAGCAGAAAACCACCGAGGCATTAGAAAAAGAGGATCTAGAAGAAGAAGAGCATACGATGGAGGGAGAAATTGGAAATGGAAAACCAGAGgagagaaatgaaaatgaagacCCCTCTTGGACACCAGAGGAGGCAGATGCTgcctacaaaaaagaaaatgatgatgACAGTGAGGAGAGTAACAAACCTAG ACTGGACTGGACAGGCAAAAAACCCAGGGAGGAACCCAAAGGAATAGTGTTCCTTTCAAAACTTCTGCTTCTCTTTCAACACTGCCACATATGTTTTTCAGCAAATCCAGCCCTTAGTGTCACCCAGACAGGCACTATGATGACTATTCAGTCCAGCTGCAGTCGTTGCTCAGACACATTCATTTGGCAAAGCCAGCCATTTCTTCTTGGAAAGTTTCCTGCTGAGAACCTTCTTCTCAGCTTTGCTGTACTCTGTGCTGGTGCATCAGTGAATAAAGTTCTATTGGTATTTCGGCACATGGGAATGCTAATTTACAGTGAACCCACCTACTACCATAAGCGACATCTGCTTATCCCAGCCATTGTATCATTTTGGCGCAGTTACCAGGCAAAAATAATAAACTCACTAAACGGAAAAGAGGTCACACTGGCAGGTGATGGCCGACACTACAGCATGGGCCATTCAGCAAAGTATGGTACATACACCATATTTTACTGTACAGTGGGCCTCATTATTCACATCGTCCTTGTGCAG GCGAATGAAGCTGGTAGCAGTTCCAGTATGGAGTTCTATGGTCACCAGAAGGCATTTCTGTATCTTCTTACTACTGGCATGATTATCAGGGCTTTCATTTCAGATCGGCATTCAGCCATTTCAAAGTGGATGAGAGTTGAATGCCCAAAAAAATGCAAGGAACTGGGGAAACCGGTAGTTGACCATTTCTATGACCTGTGGCACATTGGCAAAA AGATCCAAAAGGTGTTGACCAAATTAAGCAAAGAAAAGGGGTGTGAAGTGATTGGCAGGTGGAAAAAAGCATGTGTACGACACTTCTACTGGGCTGTGACATCAACTCGGCCAAAACTTGGTGATctgatattggccaagttcaaTGCCTTTCTCAGCCATGTCATTAATAAGCACAAGGACCTCCCCAGTCGACTGTTTAACAAGTGTGCCCATGGTGCTGTTATCACCCCAAAGGTCTGGCTCACAAAAG GATCAATTGCATATGAGAAGTTATGTGAAGCACTTAGTCAGAACCACCTTGTCAAAGCAATCAAGCAAGCATCCCCTGTTGCCCAAACCAGTTGCTTGGAGGGATATCACTCCGTTGTAAATCAATTTGCCCCCAAGATGTTAGCATACTCATATCTTGGAATGCTATGCAG GACTATCCTCTCAGCAATTCATTTCAATTACAATCTGAGGAGACAAAACAAGGTTGATGATCACGGAAACATAAAGGTTAAAGTCACATATCCCAAATTTAAAGATGGCGAGGCAACAGTGAGAGAGATTAACGTGGAGCAAAATTATGGTACTTTAATGAATAGACTGATGCTCTTAAGTACAGTGATGATCAGACAAACGTAA